From the genome of Jannaschia sp. S6380:
CGAATGGGGCTTCTCGAACCGGATGGCCGACACGGCCGTCGTCATGGGCAAGCTGATCTGATCACGCAAGGAACGGGGTGACGGCGGGATGACCTTCAAGACGCTGGACGACATGAATCTGCGGGGCAAGGTCGTCCTGACCCGTGTCGACGTGAACGTGCCGGTCGAGGATGGCCGCGTCACGGACACGACGCGGATCGACCGCATCGTCCCGACCATCCGCGATCTGCGGGCAGCGGGTGCCAGGACCGTCCTTCTCGCGCATTTCGGGCGGCCCAAGGGCAAGGTCGTTCCCGATATGTCGCTGCGCCAGATCGTGCCAGCCCTGAGCGAGGGTCTGGGCGTCGAGGTCGGGTTCGCCGATGGCGACTATGGCGACGCGGTCGGCAGGATGCAGGACGGGGACGTGCTGCTGTTCGAAAACGTGCGCTTCAACCCCGGCGAGGAGGCGGATGACGAGGGTTTCGCGCGCCGTCTCGCCTCGGTCGGGGATATCTACTGCAACGACGCGTTCTCGGCCGCGCATCGCGCGCATGCCACCACGCACGCGCTGGCCCGCCTGCTGCCATCCTGCGCCGGCCGCTCGATGGAGGCGGAGCTGACGGCATTGGAGGCGGCGCTCGGCACGCCCAAGCCGCCGGTCGCGGCCGTCGTGGGCGGGGCCAAGGTGTCCACCAAGCTGGACCTGCTGTCGAACCTGGTCACGCGGGTGCAGCACCTGATCATCGGCGGCGGCATGGCGAATACCTTCCTGGCGGCCCAGGGGATCGAGGTGCGCAAGTCGCTATGCGAACACGACCTGCTGGACACGGCGCGGCAGATCGCGGCCAAGGCCGAGACCGCCGGTTGCGCGATCCTGCTGCCCCGCGACGTGGTGGTCGCCGCCGAGTTCCGCGCCGACCCGCCGACGCGGACCGTCAAGGTGGAAGACGTGCCCGAGGGCCACATGATCCTCGATGCAGGCCCCGACAGCGTGGCCCATATCCGCACCGTTCTGGACGGCTGCGCGACGTTGGTCTGGAATGGGCCGCTCGGCGCGTTCGAGATGACGCCCTTCGATGCGGCCACGACCGCGGCGGCACGCCATGCGGCTGCGCTCACCCGGTCGGGCGACCTCATCTCGGTCGCGGGGGGCGGCGACACGGTCGCGGCCTTGCGGCACGCCGGCGTGGTCGACGACTTCACCTATATCTCCACCGCCGGCGGCGCCTTCCTGGAATGGATGGAAGGGAAGACCCTGCCCGGCGTCGCGGCCCTGTCGCAATAGGCCGTTGCGGGCCCTCCCACCCCTCCCCTAGGCTGGTGGCGAACGCCCTGCCCCGGAGATCGCCATGCGCCGCCTTCTGCTCTGCACCGCCCTTTCGGGCCTTGTCCCGCTGTCCGCTACCGCGCAGGAGCGGTCGTTGTGGGACTTCGTGAACCCCGACCGCATCGTCGCGCAGATGGTGCAGTACGGGCTGATCGCGGCGCGCACGCAGGTCGACCTGACCTATGGCGACCTGTCGGTCTCGCTGCTGGAAGGGCGCGCGGCGATCGAGGGGCTGGGGATGGTCCTGCCGCGCGAGATGACGGGCGCGGCCCCCTGCCCGATCGCATTCGGAACGGTGGAGATACTGGTGGACGATCCTATGTCGATCGACCGGGTCGCGGGGCGCATGTCGCTTCGCGATGTCGGGATCGGCGCGGAATGCATCCCGCCGCAGGCGATGCCGCTCCGCATGATGGCGACCGATGGACAGGTCCGCATCCCGGAAATCGAGGTCGAGTACGACTATGACGTGGGATCGGCCGGCCTGTTGGCCGCGATGCGCACGCGGGTGGAGGACATGGCCGCGCTGCAGCTGGACGTCGATTTCGACTACCTTTGGTTCCGGGGCGAGGAGCCGGACTTCGAGCCGGTCGGCCGCCTGCGCGCCGCAACGCTCATGGTGGAGAACCTTGGCGCGTGGGAAGTGCTGGCGCCGATCCTGCCACCGCCGCTCACGAACCCCGATGAGGCGGCCGCCTTCGTGACACGCATGGTCGGGAGCGCGCTCGAACAGCAGGCCGACGGTCCGCTGCCGAAGCCCGCCAAGGCCTTCGTGACGGAACTGGCCGAAGGCTGGGCGGCCTTCGCGACCGACCCCAAGCGGCTGGTGATCGAAAGCGGCTTTGCCCCCGACCAGCCCCGCCCCATCGACGGGGACCTGGTGGCAGCGATCGAGGACTCGCCGCTGGCCCTGATCGCACTTCTGGAGCCGCGTGTGGGCACCGACGCGGCGCGCGAACGGGATCTCATTGACCCCGGGCTGGTGCGTCGGGCCTGGACCGACGCGGCGGGGCTGAACATGTCCGAGCGTCGCGAGGTCGGACTGGCGCTTCTGTCCGGGGACCGCGCGCCGCGAAACCGCGCGCTGGCCCGCGACCTGCTGACCCCGTTGGCCGAGGCGGGCGATGGCGAGGTGGCGCTGCAGCTGGCGCGCGCGCTGGCCGAGACCGACCCCGAGGGAGCGTATGCGCAGGCCCTGGCCGCCGGTCCGACGGGCGCGCCGGGATTGCGCGGCCTGTTGGACCGGTTGGAAGCGGATCTGCCCTTTGCGACGCGGCTGCGCCTGCAATCGGCCGCGCCGGAGCCCGGGGCCCGCGACCTCGGCGCGCCCACGTCGGAGTTGCGGGCGCGCGCGGCCGCGCATCTGCGCGGTATCGGGGCTCCGCGCTCCCTGCGATCAGCACTGATCTATGCCAGCGTCGCGGCCGCGCGCGGCGACCGGACCGCCGCCGACCTGCTGGAACGTATCGACCGCGCGATCCCGTCCGACGGCATGGCGAACTGGGCCGATGTCGAGAGCGAAGCCGCCGCCATCGCCACCGAGGCTTGGCTCGCGCGCGAGACCCGTTAGCGCAACCAAGCTTGCCGCCACGCAACCGTCCAAATAGGCCGGATCCATCAGAACAGCCGAGCCGGAGACCGAGATGCCCGATCAGACCAAAGCCGCCAAGATCCGCGAAGGCCGGGGGTTCATCGCCGCGCTCGACCAGTCGGGCGGCTCCACGCCGAAGGCGCTCAAGCTCTACGGCGTGCCGGAAGATCGGTACGACGGCGAGGCCGAGATGTTCGACCTGATCCACGAGATGCGCGCCCGCATCGTCCGCTCGCCCGCGTTCAACGGCGACAACGTCATCGGCGCCATCCTGTTCGAGCAGACGATGGATCGCGCGTTCGAGGGCGAGCCTGCGTCCAGCTACCTGTGGGAACGGCGCGGCGTCGTGCCGTTTCTGAAGATCGACAAGGGCCTGCAGGACGCGTCGCAGGGCGTGAAGCTGATGAAGGACATCCCCGACCTGGATGCGACGCTGTCGCGCGCCAAGGCCGAGGGCGTCTTCGGCACCAAGGAACGCTCGGTGATCGACGCGGCCGATGCCGACGGGATCGAGGCGATCGTCGCCCAGCAGTTCGAGGTCGGCCGTCAGGTGCTGTCGCACGACATGGTTCCGATATTGGAGCCCGAGGTGACGATTTCGATCTCCGACAAGGCGGAGGCCGAGCGCTTGCTGCGCGAGGCGATCCTGCGTCATCTGGATGGCCTGTCGGATGGCGACCAGATCATGCTGAAGCTGACCCTGCCGGACGAAAGCAACTTCTACGCGCCCCTCGTCGATCATCCGCGCGTCCTGCGGGTCGTGGCACTGTCGGGCGGCTACAGCCGCGCCGAGGCGAATGCCCGCTTGGCCGAAAACCACGGCGTGGTGGCAAGCTTCAGTCGAGCCCTGACGGAAGGGTTGTCGGCCGACCAGGACGACGCGGCCTTCGAGGCGCGCCTGACGGACACGATCCAGAGCATCCGCGACGCGTCGGTCGCCGGCTGATCGGGGGCGTCGCATCCTTGCCGCACCCCGGCGCGCGGTTTCGCGCCCGGGCGGCAAGGTTGTTTATCCCCGCGCCGATTCCGACTAGGGTCGGGGGGAGCGCCCGGCAGAGGTGCGGATGAGGCAGAGCATGGCGATCCGACGCAAATTCAGAGGCTACGGCCTGATCCTTCCTCTCGGACTTCTCATCTTCGGGGGATATTTCGTCTTCGCCGCCGTGCAGGGGGAATACGGGGTTCTGCGCCGGGTCGAGCTGGAATCGGAGCGTGCCGTCCTCGAAGCCGAGTTGGCCCTGCTCGACGCGGAAGCCGAACGGATGCGCGAACGCACACGGCGCCTGTCCGACGACTATCTCGACCTCGACCTGCTGGACGAACGCGCGCGGCTTGTCCTCGGCTTGGCCCGCGCGGACGAGATTATCGTCGAATAGCGCGAAGCACCCTTCGTCCGGGTCGGGTCTTTCCCCCGCGGAACGTTTCCGATAGCGATAGTTTAACGTTGAACGATTCACCGATCGGAGGATCCGCACCAGATGGCCACCCGCAAACCTGCCGCCAAGGCGAAGCCGAACGTGTCCAAGGAAGACCTCGTTCAATACTACCGCGACATGCTGCTCATCCGCCGCTTCGAGGAGAAGGCCGGCCAACTCTACGGGATGGGTCTGATCGGCGGGTTCTGTCACCTCTATATCGGCCAGGAGGCCGTCGTGGTCGGGCTGGAGGCCGCGGCGAAGGAAGGCGACAAGCGCATCACCTCCTACCGCGACCATGGCCATATGCTCGCCTGCGGAATGGACCCGAAGGGCGTCATGGCGGAGCTGACCGGGCGCGAAGGCGGCTACTCCAAGGGCAAGGGCGGGAGCATGCACATGTTCTCGAAAGAGAAGCATTTCTACGGCGGCCACGGCATCGTGGCGGCGCAGGTGCCGATCGGGGCCGGGCTGGCGTTTTCCGACAAGTATCGCGGCAACGACAACGTCACCTTCACCTATTTCGGCGACGGCGCGGCCAACCAGGGGCAGGTCTACGAGGCCTACAACATGGCCGAACTCTGGGACCTGCCCTGCATCTTCGTGATCGAGAACAACCAATACGCCATGGGCACCTCGACCAAGCGGTCCACCAAGTCGCCCTCCTACTGGGAACGGGGTGCCGCCTACGGGATCGAGGGGGAGGAGGTCGACGGCATGGATGTCCTCGCCGTCAAGGATGCGGGCATGCGCGCGGTCGAATACTGCCGCGCTGGCAAGGGCCCGTACATCCTGGAGATCAAGACCTATCGCTACCGCGGCCATTCGATGTCGGATCCGGCCAAGTACCGCACCCGCGACGAGGTTCAGAAGATGCGCGAGGAACGCGACGCGATCGAGATGGTGCGGCAGATGCTGCTGACCGGCGATCACGCCACCGAGGATGACCTGAAGGCGATCGACAAGGAGATCAAGGAGATCGTCAACGAGAGCGCCGAGTTCGCCAAGGAAAGCCCCGAGCCCGCGGTCGAGGAACTCTGGACCGACATCTATGCCGAGGAAATTCCGCAGGAGGCCGTGTGATGCCGCGCTTCGAGATCCATGCGGGCGACGTTGCAGCGGCCAAGGCATTCTACGGCGGACTCTTCGACTGGTCATTCGAGCCCCTGCAGGGTGCATCCGACGATGTCGAATATTACGTGATCTCAGGCGGTGGCCTCTCCTCTAGCGGGGGCTTGTCCGGCGGTCTGCTGAAGCGGCCCGGCCCCGATCCCGCGCCGGGCGGCCCGATCCGCGGCAGCACGATGACGTTCGAGATCGAGGATTGCGACGCCAGCTACGCATGGGCTTTGAAGAATGGCGGAGGCCAAGCGCTTCCGCCGATGGGCTATCCGGACATTGGACGTGTCGCCTACGTGGAAGACGGTCAAGGCAACGTCGTTGGAATGGTCACGCCGGAAGGGGACAATTGATATGGCGACCGAAATCTTGATGCCCGCCCTTTCCCCCACCATGGAGGAAGGCACGCTCGCCAAATGGCTCGTCAAGGAGGGTGACACGGTGTCGTCCGGGGACATCCTGGCCGAAATCGAGACCGACAAGGCCACGATGGAATTCGAAGCCGTCGACGAGGGCACGATCGGCAAGATCATCGTCGCCGAGGGCACCGAAGGCGTGAAGGTGAATTCGCCGATCGCGGTTCTTCTGGACGAGGGCGAGAGCGCCGATGACGTCGACACGTCGAGCGCCCCGAAGGCCGAGGCCGAACCCGACAAGAAGACCGAGGCCCCTGCCCCCAAGCCGGCGGAGGCGAAGTCCGATGACGTTCCCAAGCCCGACCTGACCCCCGATTGGCCCGATGGCACCGAGATGGTCACGATGACCGTCCGGGAAGCCATCCGCGACGCAATGTCCGAGGAGATGCGTCGCGACGAGGACGTCTTCTTGATGGGGGAGGAGGTGGCCGAGTACCAAGGCGCCTACAAGATCAGCCAGGGGATGCTGGACGAGTTCGGCGACAAGCGCGTGATCGACACGCCGATCACCGAGCACGGCTTCACCGGCATCGCCGTCGGCGCGGCCTTCGGCGGGCTGAAGCCGATCGTGGAGTTCATGACCTTCAACTTCGCGATGCAGGCCATCGACCAAATCATCAACTCCGCGGCCAAAACGCTTTACATGTCCGGTGGCCAGATGGGCGCCCCGATGGTGTTCCGGGGGCCCAACGGCGCCGCCGCACGGGTCGGCGCCCAACACAGCCAAGACTATGCGGCATGGTACGCGTCCATTCCCGGGTTGAAGGTGGTGATGCCCTATTCGGCCGCCGACGCGAAGGGTCTGATGAAGACAGCGATCCGGGATGCGAACCCGGTCATCTTCCTCGAGAACGAGATCCTGTACGGGAAATCCTTCGAGGTCCCCAAACTGGATGACTTCACCGTGCCGTTCGGCAAGGCCAAGATTTGGCGCGAGGGAAAGGATGTCACCATCGTCAGTTGGGGCATCGGCATGACCTACGCGCTGCAGGCGGCGGACAAGCTGGCCGAAGACGGGATCGAGGCGGAGGTGATCGACCTGCGGACCCTGCGTCCGGTCGACTACGACGCGGTCATGGCTTCGGTGCAGAAGACCAATCGCTGCGTGCTGGTCGAGGAGGGGTTCCCCGTCGCCAGTTTCAGCGATCACATGGCCTCCACGATCATGCAGCGCGCATTCGACTATCTGGATGCGCCGGTCATCACCTGCACCGGCAAGGACGTGCCCATGCCCTATGCCGCGAACCTCGAGAAGCTTGCCCTCGTCACCACCGACGAGGTGGTCGAAGCGGTCAAGCAAGTCACCTACCGCTAGGGGATACTGTCATGGCAACTCAAATCCTGATGCCCGCCCTGTCCCCGACGATGGAGGAAGGCACGCTCGCGAAGTGGCTGGTCAAGGAGGGTGATACGGTCGCCTCCGGCGACCTTCTCGCCGAAATCGAGACCGACAAGGCCACGATGGAATTCGAAGCCGTCGACGAAGGGATCGTCGGCAAGATCATCGTTCCGGAAGGTACTGAAGGCGTGAAGGTGAACTCGCCGATCGCCGTTCTGGTCGAGGAAGGCGAAGACCCGGCAGGGATCGAGGACGCCGCGCCCGGCGGCTCGTCACATGCGGCACCGGCCGAACCTTCGCCGGCCACCGAACCCCAGAAGGGCTACGGCCGCGAAGAGGGCGGGGCTGACAAGGGCGCGGCCGAGAAGCCGTCCGCACCGGATCGTACCCAAGGTGATCGCGTCTTCGCCACGCCGCTCGCACGGCGCATCGCCAAGGACAAGGGGCTGGACCTGAGCGCCATCAAAGGCTCCGGCCCACGGGGACGGATCGTCAAGGCGGATGTCGAGAACGCCAAGCCGGATCAGACCAAGCCATCCGCCGCCGTCGAGACCGCCAGACCGGCCGATGGCCAGAAAACGGCGCTGCCCTCGGGCATGACGTCCGATCAGGTCGCCAAGATGTTCGAGGGTCGCGCTTTCGAAGAGATAAAGCTCGACGGCATGCGCAAGACCGTCGCCGCGCGCCTGACGGAAGCCAAGCAGACAATTCCGCATTTCTACCTGCGCCGCGACATCCAACTGGACGCCCTGCTGAAGTTCCGAAGCCAGCTGAACAAGCAACTCGAAAGTCGCAACATCAAGCTGTCAGTCAACGACTTCATCATCAAGGCCTGCGCCAACGCGCTTCAGCAGGTCCCGGACGCGAACGCCGTCTGGGCCGGCGACCGTATGCTGCGTCTGGAACCTTCGGACGTCGCAGTCGCGGTCGCCATCGAGGGCGGCCTGTTCACGCCTGTTCTCAAGGACGCGCATCAGAAATCGCTTTCGGCCCTGTCCGCCGAAATGAAGGACCTCGCCAGCCGGGCCCGCGAACGCAAGCTGGCCCCCCATGAATATCAGGGCGGCAGCTTCGCCATCTCCAATCTCGGGATGTTCGGTATCGACAACTTCGATGCCGTCATCAATCCGCCGCACGGTTCCATTCTCGCCGTCGGTGCGGGCGTGAAGAAACCAGTCATTGGCGCCGATGGCGAAATCACCGCCGCGACGGTCATGTCCGTCACGCTGAGCGTCGATCACCGGGTGATCGACGGCGCATTGGGCGCAGATTTCCTTAAGGCGATTGCCGAGAACCTCGAAAACCCGATGACGATGCTGGCCTGACGAAAGCGCGGGGCGCGGAAGCTAATCTTCCGCCCCCTTCACACCGACCAGCTGATCCATCGTGACCGAGGGCTGCGCGCATCCCGCCTCGCCGACGATGCGGGCGGGCACGCCGGCGACGGTCTTCATCGGCGGAATGTCCGCCAGCACGACCGAACCCGCCGCGATGCGCGAGCAATGGCCGATGCTGATGTTGCCCAGCACCTTCGCCCCGGCACCGATAAGGACGCCGTTCCCGATCTTCGGATGACGATCGTCGTCCTGCTTCCCCGTTCCGCCCAATGTCACGGAATGAAGCATCGACACGTTGTCCCCCACGACGGCCGTCTCGCCGATTACGATCGAATGCGCGTGGTCGATCATGATTCCACGTCCGATCCGCGCGCCCGGATGTATGTCGACGCCGTAGAGTTCGCTCACACGGGTCTGAACGAAATACGCCATGTCGCGCCGCCCGGCCAGCCAAAGCCAGTGACCCACGCGATACGCAAGAACCGCCTGGAACCCCTTGAAGAACAACATGGGCTGCAGCAGACGACTGCAGGCGGGATCCCTATCCAGGATCGCGACCATATCGGCCCGGGCCGCCTGGACGATCTCGGGATCAGCCGTAAAGGCCTTCTCTGCAAGCTCACGCAGAATCTGTTCGCTCATCTCGCTCGATGCCAATCGCTGCGCGAACCGATACGCCAACGCCTTCCCGATCGTATCGTGATGCAGGATGGACGTATGGATCATGCCACCCAGCAGGGGCTCCTCGCCGATGGCCTCACGGGCTTCGGCGACGACCTGTTCCCAGACCGGATCGAGCGATTGCACGGAATGTCTGTCAGCTGATCTCATCTGCAGGTCTCCTGTCGAAACTCGTCTTCGACACTATGCTTGCCTCCTCGGGATGACAAAGCGAAGTCACACCAAGGTGATCGACGCGAATTGTCCCACGCCGACCTCATCGGACATCTGCGCCACCCGTATCACGATCGGCTCGGTCTCGCCAATCGACGTGCGCAGCGCCGCAGCGTCGAACGCGAATGCCGGTTCTGCCACCGTCTCTTCCCTCAGGATTTCGCCCGCCTCTGTCTCCAATTGGACGAGATACCGCTCCTCGCGCTCGCCCAACGGAACATCATGCGCATTCCAGCCGTCTGTCCCGGTTCGCGAACGTCGGATCCAGCGCACCTGCACGTGATCACCCTCCTGCGATGTCCGCAAATGGACGGGCGAAAACGGGCGAAGGCCGTTCCCCTCCGCCGTCACGACGCGATGCTCGAAGGCTTCATGCCCTAGTGGAAGCGATGCCGGACCGATCCGAAGATGCCGATCCTGCCCCAGGGTTTCCAGAGGCAGGTCCATTTGCCGGACAGACCGATCAAGTATGACGACGCGGCTCCCGATCGGCCAGGTTCGCCCGGCCAGATGTTCCGTGCCCCGCTGACCACGAAGTCGTCGAGAAACGCTCCACAAGCCAGCGCCCACCGGCCGCGCGTGCCGAAACTGGACCACCTCCCATCCGGCAGGCTCACCCGAACCGATCGCCATCGCGTTCGCACCGGCCAGCATGGACCGATCGGATACCGACGAAAGTGACCCATCACCCATCTCGATCAAAAGCTCGGGTCCGTTGTCCCAGACCGATGGCGCCGCCGGCTCCAATACGCTGCGCGTGATGCCGATCTGCGAAGGTTCCTCCACCAGCAGGTTCAATTCGTAATCGCTGTCGTCGACCGCCATATGAACCGCGACCGTGCCCGGCCAGGGCCGCGCCGCCACCGCGACATAGGGTGCATGCGCGGTCCGCTCGACGCTCAGCGCAGGCAGGTCCAGGATCACGCTGTCGACCGGCAGCGGCGCGAAAGGTCGGAGCCGACCGGTGCCATCCTCCGCCTCGTCGCTGGGCTCGTAGAGGCCGCGTTCCGTCCGCACAGCCTTGACTCGACGGTCCGCACCATCCTCGATCCGGTCGACCCGCCAGAGATCCTCATGTCCCGCCAAACGCAGCAGATCGCCTGCCACGACATCTCTCCGCGACGGGGCGAGGGCGAATTCGACCGAGTCGCGCGATACATGCGTCTCGGACAGAAATCGCTCCGCGACGGCCTGCGCCTCCCCGCGGGTCAGCGACAAAGGAAGTTCCGTCTCAGACACCGGCAAGGTCTCGGTCCCGTGCAGAACTGCCTCCGCCACCCGCGTCTCGAAATCGCCGGCGGCGTCGATGTGGTGGACGACGACCCGCCGCGTCGTTTCGGCCTCCGGCCCACGCGCATATCGCAGGACATCCCCGTCGCCCCGAACCATCCGCTCGGCAGTCAACTCGACCTCACGCGCCTCGTCGCGCATCGAGAACACGATCCGCCCGCTCCGCTCCGACGCCTCGACGCCATGGGCCAGCAGCAGCGGCTGCAGATCAGCCCGGGCCGATTGGACTTCCGCCACGGAATAGCCACGCACCGACCCGCGAACCTTCGAGACGTCGAAGCGTTCCAGCCCGCTCGCCCGGCAAATCTCGGCGATCGCCGTCGACAACGGCTGCGTGGCGCTGCGCCCGGTCAGCCAATGCCCCCGCGCATGGTTCACCCCATCCGACCAGTAATCGCCAAGCTCCGGAAAATACGGCCACGGGCGCGTATCCCAGGCCCACGCCAGGCTATGCGCCATGTCGATCATGCGCCCGTCGAACTTCGGCGATTGCGGATTGCGCCTGGCATCGCCCCAGTAATCGACGAAGGCGCGAAGATACTGGATCTGCATCGTGTCGTCGCGCCGCCCGTTCGAATGGCGCGGCAAGGCGCTTTCGGACGATTTGGCATCAATGAACTTGTTCGGCTGGTTCGCCCCCTTGTCGATGGCCGCGCAGCCGTATTCGGTGAACCGGATCGGCTTCGACATTGGGATCCAGGCCGTCGGCATGGTACGCCGTTCCCCGTCGATCCGATCATGATGAGGTTCCGACCACCAGTTCCGCAAATCCTTGAACCGCCAAACCCAATCCTCGCCATGCGCGCCGTCGCGGATCGGCAAACGTCGCTGCGCGGCCCGCGCCTCCGGCGTGGGATAGTACCAATCGAAGCCTTCGCCCCCCTCGATATTCGACTGCAGGTAGTCCAGATCTTTGATCGATCCGAAGGCCGCATCCGCATGATCCCGGCCGTCGCGCCAATCGCCGAGCGGCATGTAGTTGTCGATACCGATGAAATCGATCGAGGGATCCGCCCAGAGCGGATCGAGGTGATAGTGCAGGTTTCCCGTATCCGCCGGGTGATATCCGAAATACTCCGACCAGTCCGCTGCGTAGCCGATCTTCGCATCCGGAAGGATCGCGCGAACGTCCCGTGCCAGCCGTTGCAGCGCGGCGACCGCCGGGAACGTGTTCCCAGGGCCCCGCACGCGCGTCAGGCTCCGCATCTCGGACCCGATGCAGAACGCCTCGACCCCCCCGGCTTCAGCGCACAGCGACGCGTAGTGCAGGATGAACCGGCGATAGTTCCAGTCCGAGTCCTCGCCGCCCGGGACCTCGCCGAAGAAACGCGCGACCTCGGCCTCCGCCGCCGCACTCCCATCCGTCGTCCCGTCCCGACCGGGGGCCAGCTCGCTGGTAATCCTGCCTCGCCATGGCAGGGCAGCCTGCTCCGCATTTCCCCATGGGTCGGGCAGCCCGTTCCCCGCCATCTGTTCCATCAGAATGAACGGGTAGAAGGTCACGTCGATATCGCGCGCATTCAGATCGCGGATTGCCTCGACTACCGATGCGTCGCTCGGCGTGCCGCCATAGACCGGGCGGCCATCCTTCAGCGGGACCTGTCCCGCCGCGTCCCGATCCAGACCCGCGACGCGCCAACGCTGCGGCTTGCCCTCGGCCGCCTTGTGCTCGACCCGCGGGTGAAGGCGGCACGCCCCGCACCGCAGATCTGTTCCGAACCACGAAACGATAAGCGACGTGGATTTCAGCTTCGGAAATTCTTCGGTCAGGTCACGCATTGCGACGCGGAAATCGGATACGCGTTGCGGCGTGTTGATGTTCGCCGACTCCTTCGCGCCATTTCCATGGTCATAATGAACCGACGTCGTGGCGAGCGCGAACTCCCCCGTTCCGGGCACCAAGGCGACGCCTTCGATCAGCTCGGACGGGGCCGGCACCTCCCCCTCGGCACGCGCGGCGCGCAGGACCTCGAAGGACAGGTTCGGCACCCGGTTGCCGTAGGGCGAGATATCCAGGTCCTCGATGACGACATAGGCCGTTCCCCGAAAGGCGGGCGCATGCCCTGCGCCCTCATGTGCCTCGATCAGGGCGTCGGGCAGCTGGGTGTCATCGCCCTTGTAGACCCGCATCTGGATGTCGTCCCGCGCGATCTCGCGCCCGTCCGCCCAGATACGTCCAACCCGCGTGATCTCCCCCTCGCAGAGCGC
Proteins encoded in this window:
- a CDS encoding glycoside hydrolase TIM-barrel-like domain-containing protein; this translates as MATLVLGAVGAAVGGSLGGSFLGLSGAVIGRAAGAALGRVVDQTIMGGGSDAIETGRIDRLRLTGASEGAVLPRVVGRVRIGGQVIWATRFKEHRSSSSGGGKGGPKAPKQTSFSYSISLAVALCEGEITRVGRIWADGREIARDDIQMRVYKGDDTQLPDALIEAHEGAGHAPAFRGTAYVVIEDLDISPYGNRVPNLSFEVLRAARAEGEVPAPSELIEGVALVPGTGEFALATTSVHYDHGNGAKESANINTPQRVSDFRVAMRDLTEEFPKLKSTSLIVSWFGTDLRCGACRLHPRVEHKAAEGKPQRWRVAGLDRDAAGQVPLKDGRPVYGGTPSDASVVEAIRDLNARDIDVTFYPFILMEQMAGNGLPDPWGNAEQAALPWRGRITSELAPGRDGTTDGSAAAEAEVARFFGEVPGGEDSDWNYRRFILHYASLCAEAGGVEAFCIGSEMRSLTRVRGPGNTFPAVAALQRLARDVRAILPDAKIGYAADWSEYFGYHPADTGNLHYHLDPLWADPSIDFIGIDNYMPLGDWRDGRDHADAAFGSIKDLDYLQSNIEGGEGFDWYYPTPEARAAQRRLPIRDGAHGEDWVWRFKDLRNWWSEPHHDRIDGERRTMPTAWIPMSKPIRFTEYGCAAIDKGANQPNKFIDAKSSESALPRHSNGRRDDTMQIQYLRAFVDYWGDARRNPQSPKFDGRMIDMAHSLAWAWDTRPWPYFPELGDYWSDGVNHARGHWLTGRSATQPLSTAIAEICRASGLERFDVSKVRGSVRGYSVAEVQSARADLQPLLLAHGVEASERSGRIVFSMRDEAREVELTAERMVRGDGDVLRYARGPEAETTRRVVVHHIDAAGDFETRVAEAVLHGTETLPVSETELPLSLTRGEAQAVAERFLSETHVSRDSVEFALAPSRRDVVAGDLLRLAGHEDLWRVDRIEDGADRRVKAVRTERGLYEPSDEAEDGTGRLRPFAPLPVDSVILDLPALSVERTAHAPYVAVAARPWPGTVAVHMAVDDSDYELNLLVEEPSQIGITRSVLEPAAPSVWDNGPELLIEMGDGSLSSVSDRSMLAGANAMAIGSGEPAGWEVVQFRHARPVGAGLWSVSRRLRGQRGTEHLAGRTWPIGSRVVILDRSVRQMDLPLETLGQDRHLRIGPASLPLGHEAFEHRVVTAEGNGLRPFSPVHLRTSQEGDHVQVRWIRRSRTGTDGWNAHDVPLGEREERYLVQLETEAGEILREETVAEPAFAFDAAALRTSIGETEPIVIRVAQMSDEVGVGQFASITLV